One window from the genome of Cydia fagiglandana chromosome 21, ilCydFagi1.1, whole genome shotgun sequence encodes:
- the LOC134675227 gene encoding uncharacterized protein LOC134675227 yields MKLTVALVLALAAFAQAESDNTMEIAMSFVKDCQGDYFLCVKEKLLKIVDNLRASRSITIADGIILKSNQEMRAPKKLDSLPVDPSARDVEVNYRLMDGVVSLFETHAVEVKLNQADKETLQRSLEEGRGKKNKGGGMMGIMGLLGAKMLLGKLLIVKLIALKALATAKVALVLAVILFVAYCFKHDHSKTTYEVVPHAHHHESHHPVHVEHSSHGGGGYSSYGSDWNKNLDEAQNLAYSAYGHSK; encoded by the exons atgaaaCTGACGGTCGCTCTCGTGCTGGCCCTAGCGGCGTTCGCGCAGGCGGAAAGTGACAACACCATGGAGATCGCGATGAGTTTCGTGAAGGACTGCCAAGGAGATTACTTTTTATGTGTCAAG gAAAAACTTCTCAAGATCGTCGACAACTTAAGGGCATCAAGGAGCATCACCATTGCTGATGGCATCATCCTTAAGAGCAACCAGGAAATGCGGGCCCCTAAGAAGTTGGACAGCCTTCCCGTTGACCCCTCAGCCAGAGACGTCGAGGTCAACTACAGACTCATGGATGGCGTCGTCAGCCTCTTCGAGACCCACGCCGTCGAAGTCAAGCTCAACCAAGCCGACAAAGAGACCCTGCAGAGGTCACTCGAAGAAG gTCGTGGCAAGAAGAACAAGGGTGGCGGTATGATGGGCATCATGGGTCTCCTTGGAGCCAAGATGCTGCTCGGTAAACTGCTCATCGTCAAGCTCATCGCTCTGAAGGCCCTCGCCACCGCCAAGGTCGCTCTAGTCCTCGCCGTCATCCTCTTCGTCGCGTACTGCTTCAAGCATGACCACTCCAAGACCACCTATGAGGTCGTACCTCACGCTCACCACCACGAAAGCCACCACCCCGTCCACGTGGAACACTCTTCCCATGGAGGAGGCGGCTACTCCAGCTACGGCTCCGATTGGAACAAGAACCTCGACGAGGCCCAGAACTTGGCTTACAGCGCGTACGGCCACAGCAAATAG